Proteins from a genomic interval of Oxyura jamaicensis isolate SHBP4307 breed ruddy duck chromosome 10, BPBGC_Ojam_1.0, whole genome shotgun sequence:
- the DUOXA2 gene encoding dual oxidase maturation factor 2 — protein sequence MTLFDGVYPFYLQQRKHFVFDVSTIIVIIVFLTFASSFLLIIPGIRGRARLYWMLRVLLSLVVGVVIVAVQFTGDWESGWVTANTSYKSFSSAMVKADIGLHVGLAGVNITLLGNPVNQINETINYNEHFAWSFDADYDHSYSEGLEKGLPSPILYVAEKFTTESPCNMHRQYRISGHYTSATLWVAFCTWLISNMLFSMPVLVYGGYMVLITGAFMIFSLLSFSTVRNSLMCPIQFGTASLLTVYGGSFWLTLVIGLLCFVAGITIVALHYFNSDLLKTFFDLHEVRAEDCQEMTEVYINPQFISNAQSPPQPSRISLSGM from the exons ATGACTCTCTTCGATGGCGTCTACCCCTTCTacctgcagcagaggaagcacTTTGTGTTCGATGTCAGCACCATCATAGTGATTATTGTCTTCCTGACGTTCGCTTCCAGCTTCCTGCTCATCATCCCAGGCATCCGTGGACGGGCG AGGCTATACTGGATGCTCCGAGTTCTCCTCAGCCTGGTGGTGGGAGTGGTGATTGTTG CTGTCCAGTTCACAGGGGACTGGGAGAGCGGATGGGTGACAGCAAACACCTCCTACAAGTCCTTCAGCAGTGCCATGGTGAAGGCGGACATTGGGCTGCACGTTGGCCTGGCGGGGGTGAACATCACGCTGCTGG GAAACCCGGTGAATCAGATCAATGAGACCATCAACTACAACGAGCACTTTGCCTGGAGCTTCGATGCAGACTATGACCACAGCTACAGTGAAGGCCTGGAGAaggggctgcccagccccatCCTCTACGTGGCGGAGAAGTTCACCACAGAAAGCCCCTGCAACATGCACAGGCAGTACCGCATCTCCGGCCACTACACGTCGGCCACTCTCTG GGTGGCCTTTTGCACATGGCTCATCTCCAACATGCTCTTCTCCATGCCTGTCCTAGTCTATGGAGGCTACATGGTCCTGATCACAGGGGCTTTCAtgatattttcattgctttccttcTCCACTGTGAGGAACTCCCTGATGTGCCCGATCCAATTTGGGACTGCATCCCTGCTCACAGTCTATGGGGGATCTTTCTGGCTCACGCTAGTGATTG GCTTGCTCTGTTTTGTGGCTGGGATCACTATTGTTGCGCTGCACTACTTCAACTCAGACCTACTGAAAACTTTCTTTGACCTCCATGAGGTCAGAGCAGAGGACTGCCAAGAGATGACTGAAGTGTACATCAACCCTCAGTTCATAAGCAATGCACAATCTCCACCTCAGCCCTCCAGAATTAGCCTCAGTGGCATGTAG